From one Ignavibacteria bacterium genomic stretch:
- a CDS encoding MFS transporter, translating to MELFTPTFKAYISVRLFLAIGWQIQALVVSWTVWEITRDPLMLGMVGLAEAVPAIGAALPLGYLVDKLEKRRVIKTALALMIISAICTGVLVQPQSIAYMGTEHSTTLLLAFIVVNGFARSLYSPAMFSTLSKTVTVDVLPKATAISSTAWQAAMVLGPLIGGLVYGQFGVLTAAVLTIVSMCVGGISSLWLPVIQPILSTTKGRLWDDVITGLQFIRSTHVLFAALALDMFAVLFGGAIALLPVFAKEILLVDASGLGVLRAAPSVGSVLTMVWLSFHPPVNKSGKKLLFAVTGFGIVTVGFALSTNFYISIVLLVLLGLLDGLSVVIRQTILQLFTPDEMRGRVAAVNTMFVSSSNEIGALESGVAAKLMGVVPSVIFGGVMTVLIVAGTAWKVPKLSKLELIGKD from the coding sequence GTGGAACTCTTTACTCCGACCTTTAAAGCATACATTTCTGTGCGACTATTCCTGGCCATTGGGTGGCAGATACAGGCATTGGTAGTAAGCTGGACGGTGTGGGAGATAACACGTGACCCCCTGATGCTTGGAATGGTGGGGCTGGCCGAGGCAGTTCCGGCAATTGGCGCAGCATTACCTCTAGGTTATCTGGTTGATAAACTCGAGAAACGACGAGTCATTAAAACCGCTCTTGCTCTGATGATTATCAGTGCCATCTGTACCGGAGTACTGGTTCAGCCGCAAAGTATTGCATATATGGGTACAGAACACTCCACAACCCTGTTGCTTGCCTTTATCGTTGTAAATGGTTTTGCGCGCAGCTTGTACTCGCCGGCAATGTTTTCAACACTCAGCAAAACTGTTACTGTTGATGTACTGCCAAAGGCAACGGCAATATCAAGTACGGCCTGGCAAGCTGCAATGGTGCTCGGACCTCTGATAGGTGGGCTAGTGTATGGGCAGTTTGGTGTACTCACTGCCGCAGTACTCACCATTGTATCGATGTGTGTGGGTGGAATCAGTTCGTTGTGGCTTCCGGTTATACAACCGATACTATCAACAACCAAGGGCAGGTTATGGGATGATGTGATAACGGGGCTACAGTTTATCAGGAGTACGCACGTACTTTTTGCGGCTCTTGCATTAGACATGTTTGCCGTTTTGTTTGGTGGTGCTATCGCACTTCTGCCTGTGTTTGCCAAGGAGATACTACTGGTAGATGCATCAGGATTAGGTGTGTTAAGAGCAGCGCCCTCGGTGGGATCGGTACTTACCATGGTGTGGTTAAGTTTTCATCCCCCGGTTAACAAGTCGGGTAAGAAACTTTTGTTTGCCGTCACCGGATTTGGCATTGTAACGGTAGGCTTTGCACTAAGCACGAACTTCTACATTAGCATAGTTTTACTTGTCCTACTTGGGTTATTAGACGGCCTGAGTGTTGTAATTCGGCAGACGATACTGCAGTTGTTTACACCTGACGAGATGAGGGGCAGAGTGGCCGCCGTTAATACGATGTTTGTTTCTTCCTCGAACGAAATCGGAGCTCTGGAGAGTGGCGTTGCAGCCAAGCTGATGGGTGTAGTTCCAAGTGTAATCTTTGGCGGGGTGATGACGGTGCTCATCGTTGCAGGAACCGCATGGAAGGTACCAAAACTTAGTAAGCTTGAGCTTATCGGGAAAGACTAA
- a CDS encoding elongation factor G yields MSDISKVRNIGISAHIDSGKTTTSERILFYTGKIHAIHEVRGKDGAGAKMDSMELEKEKGITIQSAATYATWGDYNINLIDTPGHVDFTVEVERALRVLDGAVLVLCSVAGVQSQSITVDRQMKRYNVPRVAFINKADRSGANPDRVLSQLREKLQHNPAFVSYPIGLEDKLQGVLDLVTMEAVYFDGEKGEVISRKPIPAELTEKATELRRRLIEVAADFDDALMEKFLMDEEPSVDELRAAIRKGTLSMKMTPVFCGSAYKNKGVQVMLDGVTQFLPAPFDVVNEALDLDNNEEKIVLDSNPTKPLVMLAFKLEDGKYGQLTYMRVYQGTVRKGDFIHNMSNGKKIKVSRLVRMHSNEMHDIESAECGDIVALFGVDCASGDTFTDGTVNYSMTSMFVPEPVIELAVSPKDKSGLANFSKALNRFTKEDPTFRVMRDEESGETIIKGMGELHLDIYIERIKREYNTEVIVGRPKVAFREAISQQAEFNYTHKKQTGGSGQFGRVAGYLEPLPLDAVETYEFVDDIVGGVIPREYIPACDKGFREAIQEGSLIGQKVVGVRAVINDGATHAVDSSEQAFKTAALMAFREAYEKARPIILEPIMKLEVSTPEEFQGTVIGQVNQRRGVIMGTEADATYVTIVAEVPLSEMFGYSTDLRSVTQGKGEFSMEFAKYQQVPRAIQDEMAKEYQKKRAEGIR; encoded by the coding sequence ATGTCAGACATCTCAAAAGTCCGCAATATTGGAATAAGTGCTCACATTGACTCAGGAAAAACAACCACCTCTGAGCGTATTCTATTCTATACAGGTAAGATTCATGCAATCCACGAGGTTCGTGGCAAGGACGGTGCCGGTGCCAAGATGGACTCGATGGAGTTGGAGAAAGAAAAGGGTATTACAATTCAGAGTGCCGCCACGTATGCAACGTGGGGTGACTACAATATCAACCTGATTGATACTCCAGGCCACGTTGACTTCACGGTGGAGGTTGAGCGTGCTCTACGTGTGCTAGACGGCGCCGTCTTGGTATTGTGTTCCGTAGCCGGAGTGCAGTCTCAGTCCATTACTGTAGACAGACAGATGAAGCGCTATAATGTGCCACGAGTTGCGTTTATTAATAAAGCTGACCGTTCGGGAGCAAATCCTGACAGGGTTTTATCGCAGCTTCGTGAAAAGTTGCAACATAACCCTGCATTCGTGTCATACCCGATTGGACTTGAAGATAAGCTCCAGGGCGTACTTGATTTAGTCACAATGGAGGCTGTGTATTTTGATGGTGAAAAAGGTGAGGTTATTAGCCGTAAGCCAATACCGGCCGAGCTGACAGAGAAAGCTACTGAGCTTCGCAGACGTTTGATAGAAGTAGCTGCTGACTTTGATGATGCATTGATGGAGAAGTTCCTCATGGACGAAGAGCCGAGTGTTGACGAGCTCCGTGCAGCTATCAGGAAGGGTACACTTTCGATGAAAATGACACCGGTATTCTGTGGCTCAGCCTATAAGAACAAGGGGGTTCAGGTTATGCTTGACGGAGTAACGCAGTTCCTGCCGGCACCATTTGACGTTGTGAATGAAGCTCTGGACCTTGATAATAACGAAGAGAAGATAGTTCTGGATAGCAATCCAACCAAGCCACTCGTGATGCTTGCATTTAAGTTGGAAGATGGTAAATATGGTCAGTTAACGTATATGCGTGTATACCAGGGGACTGTTCGCAAGGGCGACTTTATTCACAATATGTCCAACGGGAAGAAAATTAAGGTGTCACGTCTTGTACGGATGCACTCAAATGAAATGCATGATATCGAATCAGCGGAATGCGGTGACATCGTTGCACTGTTTGGCGTAGACTGCGCATCGGGTGATACATTTACCGATGGTACAGTTAACTACTCTATGACGTCGATGTTTGTACCCGAGCCTGTAATTGAGCTGGCAGTCAGCCCCAAGGACAAGTCAGGTCTTGCAAACTTCTCGAAGGCATTAAACAGGTTTACCAAGGAAGACCCAACCTTCCGTGTAATGCGTGACGAAGAGTCTGGCGAAACGATCATTAAAGGAATGGGTGAACTGCACCTGGACATTTACATTGAGCGCATTAAGCGTGAGTATAACACCGAAGTAATCGTGGGTCGTCCGAAGGTAGCCTTCCGCGAAGCAATCTCGCAGCAGGCTGAGTTTAACTATACGCATAAGAAGCAGACAGGGGGCTCGGGTCAGTTTGGTCGTGTGGCCGGTTACCTTGAACCGCTGCCGCTGGATGCCGTTGAAACATACGAATTTGTGGATGACATTGTTGGTGGTGTGATTCCCCGTGAATATATTCCCGCATGCGATAAGGGCTTCCGCGAAGCGATTCAGGAAGGTTCACTTATCGGGCAAAAAGTTGTTGGTGTTCGCGCTGTCATAAATGATGGAGCCACCCACGCAGTTGACTCTTCTGAGCAGGCCTTTAAAACAGCAGCTCTAATGGCCTTCCGTGAAGCATACGAAAAGGCAAGGCCGATTATTCTTGAACCGATTATGAAGCTCGAAGTAAGTACACCCGAAGAGTTTCAGGGAACAGTGATCGGTCAGGTAAACCAGCGACGTGGTGTTATAATGGGTACTGAAGCCGATGCAACGTATGTAACGATAGTTGCCGAAGTGCCTCTGTCAGAAATGTTCGGGTACTCAACAGATTTACGGTCGGTAACACAAGGCAAGGGCGAGTTCTCGATGGAATTCGCAAAATACCAGCAGGTTCCCCGTGCTATCCAGGATGAAATGGCCAAGGAGTACCAAAAGAAACGCGCAGAAGGTATTCGATAA
- a CDS encoding cation:dicarboxylase symporter family transporter: protein MRTSLTLQIFLGVVLGVIIGQLWPEFGINIGWLRDIFLHLIKAIIAPLVFATVVVGIAGGGSVKTLGTLGLKSLLYFEIVTTLALAIGLIAVNVIQPGTGVVLAGDPGTLGSIAQNHPQTFVETILHIFPTSIIDAMARGEVLQIVAFSIIFGAAAAMAGDVAKPVIEWCEGLAQIMFKFTNIVMMYAPVGIGAAMAATIGHQGLDILGHLGILIISLYVALVVFTVIVLGSVMLITRIPFKPFIRAVREPFMLAFVTTSSESALPMAMERMEAFGVPKRIVGFVMPAGYSFNLDGTTLYLAIASVFVMQAISTTHPGFSFGLMEQLGMMLVLMITSKGVAAVPRASLVILLATLSSFLPPDLKHYGPIAVAMIFGVDEFMDMARTSINLVGNCLATVVVARWEGVFDDTAWQSNTDC, encoded by the coding sequence ATTCGTACGTCGCTCACACTGCAGATCTTCCTGGGTGTTGTCCTGGGAGTAATAATTGGACAACTCTGGCCGGAGTTTGGCATTAACATTGGATGGCTGCGCGATATTTTTCTACATCTTATAAAAGCTATTATTGCACCACTGGTGTTTGCAACAGTAGTGGTGGGCATTGCGGGAGGGGGCTCAGTAAAAACTCTGGGAACGCTTGGCTTAAAATCGTTACTGTATTTTGAGATTGTTACCACGCTTGCTCTTGCTATTGGACTCATTGCAGTAAATGTAATTCAGCCTGGTACAGGTGTAGTGCTTGCAGGCGATCCTGGTACGCTTGGCTCGATTGCACAGAACCATCCGCAAACCTTTGTCGAGACCATTCTGCACATCTTCCCTACGAGTATCATCGATGCAATGGCCCGGGGCGAGGTCCTCCAGATCGTTGCATTCTCAATCATTTTCGGTGCAGCTGCCGCAATGGCGGGTGATGTAGCAAAACCTGTTATAGAATGGTGCGAAGGGCTTGCCCAGATAATGTTTAAGTTTACTAATATCGTTATGATGTACGCCCCGGTTGGTATTGGTGCCGCTATGGCTGCTACAATCGGACACCAGGGACTGGACATTTTAGGACATCTTGGCATTCTCATTATATCTCTTTACGTTGCATTGGTCGTGTTCACGGTGATCGTTCTGGGCTCAGTAATGCTAATTACCAGAATACCGTTCAAACCCTTTATTAGAGCAGTCCGCGAACCGTTTATGCTTGCGTTTGTTACTACTTCAAGTGAGAGTGCACTTCCAATGGCAATGGAACGAATGGAAGCCTTCGGCGTTCCCAAAAGAATTGTTGGCTTTGTGATGCCGGCCGGCTACAGCTTTAACCTGGACGGAACAACTCTTTATCTGGCTATCGCCAGCGTCTTTGTCATGCAGGCAATTTCAACTACCCATCCAGGCTTCTCGTTTGGCCTTATGGAACAACTGGGCATGATGCTTGTACTGATGATTACATCCAAGGGTGTTGCTGCAGTTCCAAGGGCCTCTCTTGTGATCTTACTTGCCACACTGTCATCATTCCTGCCGCCAGACCTAAAGCACTACGGTCCGATTGCAGTTGCTATGATCTTCGGCGTGGACGAGTTCATGGATATGGCACGAACAAGCATCAACCTGGTTGGCAACTGTCTGGCTACGGTTGTGGTTGCACGCTGGGAGGGCGTGTTTGACGATACGGCATGGCAGAGCAATACAGATTGTTAG
- a CDS encoding T9SS type A sorting domain-containing protein, translating to MKMNSAAFTLLVCFVFSVSTLVGQRWTLLPRVTYGANNLEEVGTSCTSRVTYDSVHHEFWAGHDSRIIVSRDNGLSWSEPSQPFTPSPYNLGVIVASGAGRIIGSWANSYKRRLFFEFDRSNDSWESIYTSSRSIPYAVIDSAAFINLYTGLCPYSHARDRIWRQANLDSPYSSDNYDVGYDPSILQAHPTIMSIKNGGNWIEFSTVDGKISTSLISPTITHYCYSAQKNIIVAGIRVLQFSPTKYDEKRRVERYSIGVSNDSGKIFIGYDTIRFVNSKKIITNTEVDSTAFMLSTIRLHGKSITVVLADGRVFSTDDGGKTFWYRGVGEFSTSKTGAIHYSRQSYISTISDSVGNLFYSRNGQIFMVPKEIEQPLILFAKGKMINSISVGNGMMIATGFNYLVRSTNGGTTWILTGSITTPKEHDDFLPIPQKYMIFNRIVARDTDDIAVLSFTRGIQARYRGYEVGYELDGWKNLIYGSRKLTRFGEDYMDEHNSDITTTRNYEVVTFNSDSVQTLNRGIVHFLSDSISPLISGVSPEPYYPIRFYQQHESEIFCQINVLWHSTDGATWQEIGKGLPADSNGRQGTIASILRLRDGRLLCGMKGYTVFTQREFGTDNYDTSYVKGGLWVSSDNGQNWQELSHPAVTGSNVWFLKRKGDLNEQRLATAVDGGTDTLVASVGTVETKRVLDEIHEIGPDGNPRFTGFYDTISVTTMRDARIVTSTDGGASWRVTYNEPKSRPGFSPRREIISRRDGSLLAATVESGVLWSPNGLVWTPLGNDTLNQTVILDIDVDTNDVVYAATDKGIFYINDRPTSVDDGKLNIPSKNGRFFSMWTYPTPVRTKVQVRLNNVEALSNTIRSLKLYNIYGTEIADFSTTIPQQTTGRAEFTLSLPAGLASGVYLLALDTGAGIVSSKLFVAE from the coding sequence ATGAAAATGAACAGTGCCGCTTTTACACTTCTTGTATGCTTTGTATTTTCTGTATCGACGCTGGTCGGACAACGATGGACTTTATTGCCGCGCGTAACGTACGGAGCAAACAATCTCGAAGAGGTGGGTACATCTTGTACGAGTCGCGTAACCTACGACTCCGTACACCATGAATTTTGGGCAGGGCACGACTCTCGAATTATTGTATCAAGAGACAACGGGCTCTCGTGGTCCGAACCCTCTCAACCCTTTACACCGTCACCGTACAATCTAGGAGTTATTGTAGCAAGCGGAGCAGGGAGGATCATCGGATCGTGGGCGAATTCATATAAAAGGCGCTTGTTTTTCGAATTCGATCGCAGTAACGACTCCTGGGAATCGATTTATACCTCTTCCAGGAGTATTCCATACGCGGTAATTGACAGTGCTGCTTTTATCAATCTGTATACGGGATTATGTCCCTATAGCCATGCGAGAGATAGAATATGGCGACAAGCGAATCTTGATTCCCCTTACAGTTCCGACAACTATGATGTTGGCTACGATCCAAGTATCCTGCAGGCACATCCAACAATAATGTCAATCAAGAATGGGGGCAACTGGATTGAGTTCTCGACTGTAGATGGTAAAATTAGTACCTCCTTAATATCTCCAACGATCACCCATTACTGCTATTCGGCACAAAAAAATATCATTGTTGCAGGAATTAGAGTGCTTCAGTTTAGCCCAACGAAGTATGATGAAAAACGAAGAGTAGAGCGCTATAGTATTGGTGTTAGCAACGATAGTGGTAAAATATTTATTGGATATGATACAATCAGGTTTGTTAACAGTAAGAAGATTATAACTAACACAGAGGTCGACTCAACAGCCTTTATGTTATCCACTATTCGACTACATGGTAAGAGTATTACAGTCGTGTTAGCTGATGGCAGAGTGTTTTCTACTGATGACGGTGGGAAAACCTTTTGGTATCGTGGAGTTGGCGAATTCAGCACTAGTAAGACGGGAGCTATACATTATTCACGACAATCATATATCTCTACGATATCAGATAGCGTTGGTAATTTGTTCTACTCACGTAATGGGCAAATCTTTATGGTCCCAAAGGAGATTGAGCAGCCATTGATTCTTTTTGCGAAAGGTAAGATGATTAACAGTATTTCCGTTGGAAACGGTATGATGATTGCCACCGGATTTAACTATTTAGTGCGAAGTACAAATGGCGGCACCACATGGATTCTTACAGGTTCAATAACGACTCCAAAAGAACATGATGATTTCCTCCCGATACCACAAAAGTACATGATCTTTAATCGTATTGTCGCTCGTGACACGGATGACATTGCTGTGTTGAGTTTTACAAGAGGCATACAAGCAAGGTATCGTGGATACGAAGTTGGCTACGAACTTGATGGTTGGAAGAACTTAATATATGGGTCAAGAAAATTGACAAGATTCGGTGAGGATTATATGGATGAGCATAATTCTGATATCACAACGACAAGAAACTACGAAGTAGTAACATTCAATTCTGATTCAGTCCAAACACTAAACAGAGGTATCGTTCATTTTTTGTCGGACTCAATCTCGCCATTGATTTCCGGAGTCTCCCCCGAACCCTATTACCCTATTCGCTTTTATCAACAACACGAATCCGAAATCTTTTGCCAAATTAATGTTCTATGGCACTCTACTGATGGTGCTACGTGGCAGGAAATTGGGAAGGGGCTTCCGGCTGACAGCAATGGGCGTCAGGGTACGATAGCATCAATTCTGCGGCTGCGTGACGGTCGGCTGCTGTGCGGTATGAAAGGCTATACTGTGTTCACTCAGCGTGAGTTTGGTACAGATAACTACGATACGTCGTATGTTAAAGGCGGTCTATGGGTCTCATCGGATAACGGACAGAACTGGCAGGAGCTGTCTCACCCTGCAGTTACCGGCAGCAATGTATGGTTTCTTAAGCGCAAGGGCGACCTCAACGAACAACGACTGGCAACGGCAGTAGATGGAGGTACCGATACGCTGGTGGCGTCCGTCGGCACGGTTGAAACGAAACGGGTGCTCGATGAAATTCATGAAATTGGCCCTGACGGGAACCCACGTTTTACCGGATTCTACGATACGATATCAGTAACCACAATGCGTGATGCCCGCATTGTAACGAGCACCGACGGCGGAGCCTCCTGGAGGGTTACCTATAACGAGCCTAAAAGCCGGCCGGGCTTTAGTCCGCGCCGTGAGATCATCTCCCGCCGTGACGGCAGCCTGCTGGCAGCCACAGTCGAAAGCGGTGTGCTGTGGTCGCCAAATGGTTTGGTATGGACACCACTGGGCAACGATACACTTAATCAGACAGTAATATTGGATATAGATGTGGATACTAACGATGTTGTATATGCCGCAACAGATAAAGGTATATTCTACATCAACGACCGCCCCACATCAGTGGATGACGGCAAGCTGAATATCCCAAGCAAGAATGGCCGTTTCTTTAGCATGTGGACGTATCCGACTCCCGTCCGCACAAAGGTGCAAGTACGACTAAATAACGTTGAAGCTCTCAGCAATACCATTCGCAGCTTAAAGCTGTACAACATCTACGGAACAGAAATAGCAGACTTTAGTACTACGATACCACAGCAGACTACCGGCCGCGCCGAGTTTACCCTTAGCCTGCCTGCGGGACTTGCCTCAGGCGTCT
- a CDS encoding potassium/proton antiporter, producing the protein MNLSIENILLIGSILLLASVIAGKTSGRFGVPILIVFLGIGMLAGSDGIGGINFNDARIAQFIGIVALNFILFSGGLDTSWGSVKPIWQQGMSLSVLGVLLTAITLGTFVWLITDFTIYESLLLGSIVSSTDAAAVFSILRSNSLGLKANLRPTLELESGSNDPMAYVLTIVFLTLVVHQDQTLLSVIPLFIQQMLLGGILGLAFGRASQYIINSIKLEFEGLYPVLAIALMFITFSATDFLGGNGFLAIYVSAVYLGNQDLIHKKAILKMYDGLAWLMQIVLFLTLGLLVFPSNIVPYIGIGLLISIFLIVVARPLSVFISLAFFRMQFRRRAYIAWVGLRGAVPIVFATYPLLAGIEKANAIFNIVFFISVTSVLIQGTSLSFVARWLGVALPERVRKFTDVDKLLNEIPKSSLREFEILPDFYSVHKRIVDLNFPKSAFIIMIKRDNEYIRPGGSTTIEVGDVLMVLADTADDFRAVSECLYNPVSIH; encoded by the coding sequence ATGAACTTATCAATCGAGAATATTCTGTTAATCGGATCAATTCTGCTACTTGCCAGTGTTATAGCTGGCAAAACGTCGGGACGATTTGGTGTTCCGATTCTTATTGTCTTTTTAGGAATTGGGATGCTGGCAGGTTCTGATGGCATTGGCGGCATCAACTTCAACGATGCTAGAATTGCCCAGTTTATTGGTATAGTGGCTCTGAACTTTATTCTTTTCTCGGGCGGACTTGATACCAGTTGGGGGTCAGTAAAACCGATTTGGCAACAGGGCATGAGTCTCTCGGTTCTGGGTGTACTCCTAACGGCCATTACGCTGGGAACGTTTGTTTGGCTAATAACAGATTTTACGATATACGAGAGTCTGTTGTTAGGGTCGATTGTGTCGTCAACCGATGCGGCGGCGGTATTCTCGATTCTCAGGTCAAACAGCCTGGGATTGAAAGCCAACCTACGACCCACACTGGAGCTGGAAAGCGGAAGTAATGATCCAATGGCGTATGTACTGACCATCGTGTTCCTGACACTGGTGGTTCATCAGGACCAGACCCTGCTATCAGTTATTCCGTTATTTATTCAACAGATGTTGCTTGGTGGGATTCTGGGTCTTGCATTCGGCAGAGCAAGCCAATACATTATAAACTCTATCAAACTTGAATTCGAGGGGTTGTATCCTGTTCTGGCAATTGCTCTAATGTTTATTACGTTTTCAGCAACTGATTTCCTTGGGGGAAATGGTTTCCTTGCCATTTATGTAAGTGCAGTTTATCTGGGTAATCAGGACTTAATCCACAAAAAGGCAATCCTGAAAATGTACGATGGCCTGGCATGGCTAATGCAGATTGTACTGTTCCTCACTCTTGGTTTACTGGTTTTCCCCAGCAACATCGTCCCCTACATCGGCATCGGACTTCTGATATCTATTTTTCTCATCGTGGTTGCCCGGCCGTTAAGTGTCTTTATCAGCTTGGCGTTTTTTAGAATGCAGTTCCGGCGTAGGGCATATATTGCCTGGGTGGGCTTACGTGGTGCTGTTCCAATTGTTTTCGCTACATACCCACTGCTGGCCGGTATCGAAAAGGCAAACGCAATTTTCAACATCGTCTTCTTCATTTCAGTGACGTCGGTGCTGATACAAGGAACAAGTCTCTCATTCGTGGCACGGTGGCTGGGTGTTGCATTGCCGGAAAGAGTGCGGAAGTTCACCGACGTGGACAAGTTGCTGAACGAGATACCTAAATCGTCTCTTCGTGAGTTTGAAATCCTTCCTGATTTCTATTCTGTGCATAAACGAATTGTTGATTTAAACTTCCCCAAATCTGCGTTCATTATCATGATAAAGCGGGATAATGAATATATTCGTCCGGGTGGATCAACAACAATTGAAGTCGGTGACGTGCTAATGGTCCTTGCCGATACTGCCGATGATTTCAGAGCAGTCTCGGAATGTCTGTATAACCCTGTATCAATTCATTAA